The Cryptomeria japonica chromosome 2, Sugi_1.0, whole genome shotgun sequence region CCAAGGAATctgtttttaaataaaaaatagtaaatgaAATAATTTCAAACCAGTGTTCCGAGTAAAGGGGGTCAAagacataaaaataataataaagactGGCATGACATATACGCATTGACTATAAAGACAATTACTTGTTCTAAAAGTTACGTTCATTCACTGTTATTTGTTTTTGTAATACATGGATTATGTCATTTGATTCAATTTGACGGTGGAACGTCCACAGGATCGTATGAAATTCCTTTGAAATGGTGACCTGTGAAACTTCGAGAAACTTGTGAAATCTGTGGGCTGAACAAGCGTATGGGTTATACCCATCTGTACTCCGTATTCGTATTTGTACATGAACATGCATCTATAGAATTAACTAAAGTGGTGAGAATTTGCTGTTACGAAGTTGCCTATTGTCTtttgttttaaaataataatataaataaaggaaaatgtttttctGAATGTGCTTGTGTGGAAAGTGGTGTGAATATTTTATAGATTGGCTTGTGCCTTCCACGCGCTTGCCGCCCTAAACAACCAAACCACTCTACTTAAACCATCATTTGCCCTGTTTGGGCACACGCAGATCTCAGTGAGTCAGCTCTCATGGAATCTATAGAGAACACAGTTTATAGTGAGATTTTTAGTGGTGAGGGACAAAACTCTTGGCAATCTCTCTTTGGtcgtgatgatgatgatgaatctgTGTTCGGAGTGGGACAAGGTAGTGAAGGTGAAACAAATCTGTTTGCTCTGACTTCTGAGCTTTCATGGCTCGGGGAAAAAGCCGAGGAAGTGGAGCGATTCTTACAAAGCGAAAGCCACCATGAGAGGCACCAAGCTAATTCGGCCCTCAATTCCATCATCTGCCAGGTGATCACAACATCTACTTCGATTTTGTCACAATGTCAACTTTTGAGTTCTGCAAGCGAAGAAGTTATAGAAATGGAGGAGACCGAGATTCTTGCAGAGCAGAGCCATTTGTGCAGCATCTGTGGGAAAGAGTTCCGGCGAGATGGGAATGTGCGCATTCACATGCGATCACACGGTGAGCCATACAAAAGCCAAAAAACCCTAATATCCAGTAGGCCCAAGGACAGAAGATCTTCCTATTCGTGCCCCTTCCAAGGCTGCAGATACAACAAGCGTCATCCAAGTTTCAAGCGCTTGAAATCAATGGTATCCCTGAGGAACCATTACAGAAGAAGCCATTGTGCTAAGATGTATACCTGCAATAACTGTGGAAAGGAGTTTTCTTTTGTGGGTGATCTGAAAACCCACGGAAACAAGTGCGGGCATAGCACATGGCAGTGTTCGTGCAGCCTCACCTTTTCAACGAGGAATAAGCTGCTTCGCCATGTGGCTTTGGGACGTCATGGCCATAAGCCTGTTCTTTCTGCTCCTGTTGCTACCAGTGGCCATGGTGAAAACTCCTCAGGCGATAAAAAAACTCCGGAACATTGTGATGAAGACTTTAATGTTTTTGCTGTACAAGATTCGCCTATTTTAACAGAAAGCCCGCCTGGTTTTGGCAGCGATGAAGATGTATTGATGATGGGCGTAGGATCGAACAGCATAGAAGAAAATGTATACGGATATGACCAGATGGAGAATGAGTTTACTTTCTCAGGCGAAGATAGCGAATTGTATGCATCTCTTTTTTGGCAGCCTGGGGATCTGCTTTGGCCCtaacctattgtagacttgtgTTTTTCTTTAATATAATTCAGGCTCATCAGCTTATTTTTTTGTCAATATACCATATTTACTCGATGGTTTTTGTATGTGGTCTTTTTTGGTATCAATTTTTACAATCTTGAAAACTCTTTGACAAATAGAACTT contains the following coding sequences:
- the LOC131061647 gene encoding zinc finger protein GAI-ASSOCIATED FACTOR 1-like, producing MESIENTVYSEIFSGEGQNSWQSLFGRDDDDESVFGVGQGSEGETNLFALTSELSWLGEKAEEVERFLQSESHHERHQANSALNSIICQVITTSTSILSQCQLLSSASEEVIEMEETEILAEQSHLCSICGKEFRRDGNVRIHMRSHGEPYKSQKTLISSRPKDRRSSYSCPFQGCRYNKRHPSFKRLKSMVSLRNHYRRSHCAKMYTCNNCGKEFSFVGDLKTHGNKCGHSTWQCSCSLTFSTRNKLLRHVALGRHGHKPVLSAPVATSGHGENSSGDKKTPEHCDEDFNVFAVQDSPILTESPPGFGSDEDVLMMGVGSNSIEENVYGYDQMENEFTFSGEDSELYASLFWQPGDLLWP